A genome region from Candidatus Zixiibacteriota bacterium includes the following:
- a CDS encoding trypsin-like peptidase domain-containing protein, whose protein sequence is MKDQLIPPDRHNPRRFGVATVFTVALLSVVIGIVVASRFDLPHPAEAQVPTNIAQTGLYPIVDRNGEQESPFVGVVDRVKDAVVNVAAVTEDEQLPWWYHGGGFGTSSGSGFFFREDGYILTNSHVVRGSRQVTVRTSSGYEYDAKVVGIDTATDLAVLKVDPQEKVTTIPFGDSEGIKVGDWAIAIGNPFPQQGLDRTVTVGVISAKGRSNLRFGDETPLFQNYIQTDASINPGNSGGPLLNLRGECVGVNSAISSPTGSSVGIGFAIPINLARAVVPDLIASGKVSRGWLGVWLSNVTERQAKRLGLKAVQGVVIDSVFYGSPAEQAGIRRGDVVVAFNNEEVQNSNQFAVLVSTVKSGASVPVQVIREGNEMTLTATVADRDASLASASVGRGGRDQMALDWMGMELVSFTEDMARQIGIKPIAGLYVNRVYSGSAADRASIAEGTIITQVSGAEVGSIGDIKRLETRIGKGARVPLIVLEPDGTIARKVLRP, encoded by the coding sequence TTGAAGGACCAGCTTATTCCCCCCGACAGGCATAATCCCCGCCGGTTCGGCGTTGCGACAGTCTTTACCGTCGCGCTATTGAGTGTCGTGATTGGAATTGTCGTCGCGTCACGGTTCGATTTGCCGCACCCGGCGGAGGCGCAGGTGCCGACCAACATCGCTCAGACCGGGCTGTACCCCATTGTAGACCGTAACGGCGAGCAGGAATCTCCGTTCGTGGGCGTTGTTGACCGGGTGAAAGATGCGGTGGTGAACGTTGCGGCGGTGACTGAAGATGAACAGCTCCCGTGGTGGTATCATGGCGGCGGCTTCGGTACTTCTTCCGGCTCTGGATTCTTCTTTCGCGAGGACGGTTACATTCTGACCAACAGCCACGTGGTGCGCGGTTCCCGCCAGGTGACGGTCAGGACCTCGTCCGGTTATGAATATGACGCCAAGGTTGTTGGGATTGACACCGCCACCGATCTGGCGGTTCTCAAAGTGGATCCGCAGGAAAAAGTAACAACAATACCGTTTGGGGATTCCGAAGGTATCAAAGTGGGCGATTGGGCGATAGCTATCGGTAACCCGTTCCCGCAGCAGGGCCTGGACCGGACGGTGACAGTCGGTGTTATCTCGGCGAAGGGGCGCTCCAATCTGCGATTCGGGGACGAGACGCCGCTGTTTCAAAACTACATTCAGACTGATGCCTCGATCAATCCCGGTAACTCCGGTGGGCCGCTGTTGAATCTCCGCGGCGAGTGCGTAGGGGTCAATTCGGCGATCTCAAGCCCCACTGGATCCTCAGTGGGGATCGGGTTCGCTATCCCGATCAACCTGGCGCGCGCCGTGGTTCCTGACCTGATCGCGAGCGGCAAGGTGAGCCGTGGGTGGCTGGGCGTGTGGCTGTCAAATGTGACCGAGCGCCAGGCCAAACGTCTTGGATTGAAAGCCGTACAAGGGGTGGTGATCGATTCGGTCTTTTATGGTTCGCCGGCTGAACAGGCCGGTATCCGCCGCGGCGACGTAGTGGTGGCATTCAATAACGAAGAGGTCCAGAACAGCAATCAGTTTGCTGTGTTGGTCTCTACCGTAAAGAGCGGTGCGAGTGTCCCGGTACAAGTTATCCGAGAAGGGAATGAAATGACGTTGACGGCGACGGTGGCAGACCGTGATGCCTCGCTGGCATCGGCGTCGGTCGGACGCGGCGGCCGCGATCAGATGGCGCTCGACTGGATGGGGATGGAATTAGTCTCGTTTACCGAGGACATGGCCCGCCAGATTGGAATCAAACCCATCGCCGGGCTGTATGTAAACCGCGTATATAGTGGATCAGCGGCTGACCGGGCGTCCATAGCCGAGGGGACAATCATCACACAGGTGAGTGGTGCTGAGGTCGGTTCAATAGGTGACATTAAACGACTCGAGACTCGCATTGGGAAAGGGGCTCGGGTACCGCTGATAGTGTTGGAGCCGGACGGTACGATCGCACGGAAGGTGCTGCGTCCGTAG
- a CDS encoding class II aldolase/adducin family protein: MATEQELGQQIVQIGQRLAERQMVAGADGNISVRLPDNRVLITPSGKAKGHLVTAEIITVNLDGVKLTGKGSPSSESAMHMFVYKSRPDISACVHSHPPYVTSFAVAGEELPFDVLPEVVVTVGEIPLTEYAPPGTSAVPDAIAPFIADHNAFLLRNHGLLTIGRTLEEAYLRHETVEHYARILHLARQLGTVGRIPQEDFARLDELRLKLEQGSDR; encoded by the coding sequence ATGGCAACTGAACAGGAACTTGGACAACAAATTGTCCAGATCGGCCAAAGACTCGCCGAGCGCCAGATGGTGGCCGGAGCGGATGGAAACATCTCCGTCCGCCTGCCGGATAACCGTGTCCTCATAACCCCGTCCGGGAAGGCCAAAGGGCACCTGGTTACAGCGGAAATAATCACGGTTAACCTGGACGGAGTCAAACTGACCGGTAAAGGAAGTCCCTCAAGTGAATCCGCCATGCACATGTTTGTCTACAAGTCTCGTCCGGACATATCGGCCTGCGTGCACTCTCATCCGCCCTATGTCACGTCGTTCGCGGTAGCCGGCGAAGAACTCCCTTTTGACGTTCTGCCGGAAGTTGTGGTCACGGTCGGTGAAATTCCCCTGACGGAATACGCGCCTCCGGGGACATCAGCCGTACCTGATGCCATCGCCCCATTCATTGCCGACCACAACGCCTTTCTCCTCCGCAACCACGGCCTGTTGACGATCGGCCGAACGCTTGAGGAAGCGTACCTCCGCCATGAGACGGTCGAGCATTATGCCCGGATACTGCATTTGGCCCGCCAACTGGGCACTGTAGGTCGGATCCCCCAGGAGGACTTCGCTCGTCTGGATGAACTCCGCCTGAAACTCGAACAGGGCTCAGACCGGTAG